In Cryptomeria japonica chromosome 5, Sugi_1.0, whole genome shotgun sequence, the genomic window TGGTTGGTAAGGTAATTTTGATCTCTACCTATGAGGGATTTTTGTCTGTCAGAAAGTGATGCCAAGTGTCTCCAACACCTCATACCTTTCATCTCAAGGCCCGTTGTAGCCAGGAAGTCTGCTACCAAATTTCCCTCTCTATAAATATGTTAAATGTGAAATTCCTCCAACCAAACAATCATAGACCATATGTCCTTGAGAATATTGTGAATCATCCAGCTAATCCCATAAATACCTTTAGTCGCCTCAATGATCATCTTAGAATCCCCCTGAATGACCAATCTTTTAGCGTCAATAGTGAGAGCCAATTTAAGAGCCCAAAAGAGCGCTAAGGCTTCAGTCATGTTACTCAAGGctgaaccaaaatttccaacatagGCCAAAACCAAATTGCCTAAGTTGTCCCTTATAACTCCACCTCCCACCACAGCCCCACTGCGAGCggcaccatcaaagttgagtttaaacCATGAGGGAGGAGGGGCCAACCATCTAGTGTTGAATCTCTCCAACCTTTTATAATTGTCATATAGGAGGAAGTTGTCAGTCAAATTCCATATCCTAACCCAACTGCAATCCATGTCTAAAGGGGCATATTGTGGCATTTTCCAT contains:
- the LOC131876079 gene encoding uncharacterized protein LOC131876079, translated to MVGIMEKLLRENALVCKWKMPQYAPLDMDCSWVRIWNLTDNFLLYDNYKRLERFNTRWLAPPPSWFKLNFDGAARSGAVVGGGVIRDNLGNLVLAYVGNFGSALSNMTEALALFWALKLALTIDAKRLVIQGDSKMIIEATKGIYGISWMIHNILKDIWSMIVWLEEFHI